The Coffea arabica cultivar ET-39 chromosome 4e, Coffea Arabica ET-39 HiFi, whole genome shotgun sequence genome includes a window with the following:
- the LOC113698502 gene encoding mitochondrial pyruvate carrier 1, whose protein sequence is MASFRAFLNSPVGPKTTHFWGPVSNWGFILAGLADTQKPPELISGQMTGVLCVYSALFMRFAWVVRPRNHFLMVTHASNECVQLYQLSRWAKGQWYLQHKEDKPTTSQ, encoded by the exons ATGGCATCATTTCGAGCATTCTTGAACAGCCCTGTTGGCCCCAAGACGACACACTTCTGGGGTCCTGTAAGCAACTGGGGATTCATTCTTGCA GGATTAGCTGACACGCAGAAACCCCCAGAATTGATATCTGGCCAAATGACAGGAG TGCTGTGCGTATATTCGGCATTGTTTATGAGGTTTGCTTGGGTGGTACGGCCACGGAACCATTTTCTTATGGTGACTCATGCCTCGAATGAATGTGTGCAACTATATCAGCTATCTCGTTGGGCAAAGGGCCAGTG GTACTTACAGCACAAAGAAGACAAGCCTACAACATCTCAGTGA
- the LOC113700195 gene encoding adenylate kinase 4, with amino-acid sequence MAAAAAANLEDVPSVDLMTELLRRMKCSSKPDKRLILVGPPGSGKGTQSPLIKDEYCLCHLATGDMLRAAVAAKTRLGVKAKEAMDKGELVSDDLVVGIIDDALKKPSCQKGFILDGFPRTVVQAEKLDEMLEKRGAKVDKVLNFAIDDAILEERITGRWIHPSSGRTYHTKFAPPKAPGIDDVTGEPLIQRKDDTPAVLKSRLESFHRQTEPVIDYYKKKGIVANLPAEKKPEEVTSVINKALS; translated from the exons atggcagcAGCTGCGGCAGCCAATTTGGAGGATGTCCCTTCTGTGGATCTCATGACTGAACTCCTCCGCCGCATGAAGTGCTCCTCCAAACCCGATAAACGCCTTATTCTCGTTG GTCCACCTGGATCTGGAAAGGGAACACAATCACCACTTATTAAAGATGAATACTGCCTATGTCACTTGGCTACTGGTGATATGCTTAGAGCCGCTGTTGCAGCCAAAACCCGGCTTGGAGTTAAGGCTAAGGAGGCCATGGATAAG GGAGAGCTTGTATCAGATGATTTGGTTGTTGGTATAATAGATGATGCTCTGAAGAAGCCTTCTTGTCAAAAGGGATTCATTCTTGACGGATTCCCAAGGACAGTGGTCCAAGCGGAAAAG CTGGATGAGATGCTTGAAAAACGAGGTGCTAAAGTTGACAAAGTTCTCAACTTTGCAATTGATGATGCAATCTTGGAGGAGAGGATTACTGGACGCTGGATCCACCCTTCAAGTGGTAGAACCTACCATACAAAATTTGCGCCCCCTAAAGCACCTGGAATTGATGAT GTCACTGGAGAGCCTCTCATTCAACGCAAGGATGATACTCCTGCCGTGCTCAAGTCTAGGCTAGAGTCCTTCCACAGGCAGACTGAACCG GTTATTGATTATTACAAGAAGAAGGGCATCGTTGCAAACCTTCCTGCTGAGAAGAAACCAGAAGAAGTCACGTCCGTGATTAACAAGGCACTCTCCTGA